TTAGTAGTTTTTTCAAAAATAATGGAGTTAAAATTGGTATTGCCATCCTTGCTTTTGTTTTTTTATTTAAAATAGGAGAGGCTTTTCTTGGAAGAATGAGTCTTGTTTTCTATAAAGAAATAGGATTTTCAAAAGGGGATATTGCTATCTTTTCGAAAGCTTTAGGTTGGATTACGACTATTGTCTTTACTCTGATTGGTGGCGCTATAGCCATGAGATCTGGAATAGTAAAAACTTTAATCATTGCAGGAATAGCGATGGCGGCAACAAATATTCTATTTTCGGTCTTAGCTTGGGCTGGCCCTTCTAAAGGCTTATTTGCTTTAGCTGTTATTCTTGATGATTTAGCTGCAGCATTTGCAACAGTAGCATTCGTGACTTTTATATCACTTTTAGTTGATAGAAGTTTTACTGCTACTCAATATGCCTTATTAGCTTCGGTAGGAACAGCAGGAAGAACGCTCTTAGCTTCATCATCAGGCGCCATGGTAGATGGGCTGGGAGGTAACTGGGGTTTATTTTTTATCATTACAGCGCTAATGGTCATACCTTCACTGATATGTCTTGTGTTGATTAAAAATAAATTAAACTTATCCGAAAAAATTAATTAGCTATTTACTGCTGAATTCAAACGATCATAGCCAGCTGTAAAGCCTGCTAAAGAGTATGTGATAGTAGCTTCCCTGTTATCCAGCAATAATACTTTGAGAGTAAGTTGATTTCCTGCCTTAAACATATTTACAAAGTTCTCAGCGATAATTTCTGCAATAAAACATGCACTTTGATTACAGTATGCATAACCTAGTTCTAATGGATCTTTGTCATCAATTTGTAGTTGAACTGGGCTCTTTAAATTTACCGCATGTGGGAAAGCAATTTGCATTTGAGTTAATGCATCTGGATTAATAGTTATAGAAAGATAACTAACAACCTCATTGGTATTAGAGTCAACAACCAATTCTCTAAGATCACATAATTTTTGAGATTGTTCTTGAACGCAAGCAAACTGCCAGGCCTCAAAGTTTTCTTGTTCTAAAACGTGCTGATCAGCAAAAAGTTGAGATCCCCAAAAACAAAACAACAGAAAAAAAATTCTCACCTAGTTACAATAACAATTGAAAGTTATTTTCCAACTATAATTAGGAGTTATTAGTGAGTTCAATGTTCAAGATTTCATTCTTCGATCCAATTCTAATTTTTGGACCCCACGTCGCCGCACCAGAACTAACATATAAATAATTTTTTAAATAAGAATAAACACCGTAAATTTGGGGAAATTGTATTTTAACAACTAAGTTAAAAGGAAAAATTTGGCCATTATGTGTATGTCCAGAAAGAGTAAGATTAGCCTTTTCTTTCAATGAATTCCATATGGAAGGCTGATGGACAAGTAATAAATTGAAATAATCTGAATCAAATAATTGTTCAAATTTATTAATTTTATTTTCTTTAGTTTGATTATCTGAAAGACCAATTATATTAATTCGATCTACCAGTACATTTTCATTGTCTAGAATTTTGATATTTTGATTTTTAAAATCATTTAAATGTTTTTGACTATCTTCTATGTAGTGCTCATGGTTGCCTGTTACAAAATATATAGGAGCATTAATTTTTTTCATTTCATCAAGATCTTGAATTTTAAAAGAGCTGCTATCTATTAAATCACCTCCGACTAATACAAAGCTTGGATTGTGCTGATTGATTAAGGGGATAATTTTTTTCAAGATTTTAGGACTGTTTGATCCAATATGAATATCGCTTAAAAAAATAAATTTAATTTTTTTTTTGATTTTAGAATGAGAAAATTTAAGTTGTTTGACACTCACAATCTTTGCATTGAAAAATCCATAGATAATTAAAGGGATAAACGTAATAAAGAAAATAAATATTTTTTGCGCTTCGTTTATGTTTAAAATAAATGAGATTAATAGTATAAAAAAAACAATAAAAAGAGATAAAGTTCCAATACCTATTCCCTCATATACAAAAAGCTTAATAATTTTATTACTACTTTTTGATCGAAAGTAATAAAGACAGACTAAATATACAAAAGCAGTTGATAAGACAGTCTCTTGCAAAGATGTAGAATAACCTAACCATGATGAAATTATTTCAAATGGAAATATAAATATTAAATAAGAAAAAATAAGTA
The window above is part of the alpha proteobacterium HIMB59 genome. Proteins encoded here:
- a CDS encoding IalB family protein (PFAM: Invasion associated locus B (IalB) protein), producing the protein MRIFFLLFCFWGSQLFADQHVLEQENFEAWQFACVQEQSQKLCDLRELVVDSNTNEVVSYLSITINPDALTQMQIAFPHAVNLKSPVQLQIDDKDPLELGYAYCNQSACFIAEIIAENFVNMFKAGNQLTLKVLLLDNREATITYSLAGFTAGYDRLNSAVNS
- a CDS encoding Calcineurin-like phosphoesterase (PFAM: Calcineurin-like phosphoesterase), producing the protein MKPRVLIPLTILLIFSYLIFIFPFEIISSWLGYSTSLQETVLSTAFVYLVCLYYFRSKSSNKIIKLFVYEGIGIGTLSLFIVFFILLISFILNINEAQKIFIFFITFIPLIIYGFFNAKIVSVKQLKFSHSKIKKKIKFIFLSDIHIGSNSPKILKKIIPLINQHNPSFVLVGGDLIDSSSFKIQDLDEMKKINAPIYFVTGNHEHYIEDSQKHLNDFKNQNIKILDNENVLVDRINIIGLSDNQTKENKINKFEQLFDSDYFNLLLVHQPSIWNSLKEKANLTLSGHTHNGQIFPFNLVVKIQFPQIYGVYSYLKNYLYVSSGAATWGPKIRIGSKNEILNIELTNNS